A single genomic interval of Arthrobacter globiformis harbors:
- a CDS encoding YybH family protein — protein MVDSDFDGVVERLRAALAEILKGDPAPCQALFAKNDEVTLANPFGGVSRGRDNVAASIAKAAAIYRDGEVVSMENQATAVVGDLAYVVLIERFRVRVAGRADLDDVALRTTNIYRREGNEWLLVHRQADPRVDAQAPESVVQ, from the coding sequence ATGGTTGATTCAGACTTTGATGGCGTGGTCGAGCGTCTGCGTGCCGCGCTGGCCGAAATCCTGAAGGGGGATCCTGCGCCCTGTCAGGCGCTGTTCGCCAAGAACGACGAGGTGACGCTGGCCAATCCTTTCGGCGGCGTTTCCCGAGGGCGGGACAACGTCGCGGCCAGCATCGCCAAGGCGGCGGCGATCTACCGTGACGGTGAGGTCGTGTCCATGGAAAACCAGGCCACCGCCGTCGTCGGGGACCTTGCCTACGTGGTGCTGATCGAGCGGTTCAGGGTTCGGGTTGCGGGACGGGCCGATCTAGACGACGTGGCCCTGCGCACGACGAACATCTATCGTCGGGAGGGCAACGAATGGCTACTTGTCCACCGCCAGGCCGATCCCCGGGTCGATGCACAGGCGCCCGAGTCGGTAGTCCAGTAA
- a CDS encoding sensor histidine kinase, with the protein MKFARRWGAPAAAVIFFSLWCVAEAGRMAPIGDFGGGGLLTWPGTWPLVLTTLAIAVAAWRPVASLALVALLLAGQLAHLIPPMYDNNWAIYIGSFVALIFMAWMHQGRMRLIAAGANVLFAAAMVFLLLSWRYGAGVGWFFHYGGDLAMLRRNGWQLFALLVLIAAACFALGLLLALYQERGTLFRARELAQSTLEAAEVDLIVEQERTRIARDLHDVLAHSLAVIAAQADGTRYLSSDQPKAVLSALENIAGSARTALMDAQRVIEGVRDDGMAVPQPRLSDIETLIEGMQRGSLEIESSESGTRVDLSGGQQVAVFRIVQECLTNALKHGGRGTAVRLHFDWSGPGLTLHVASATVAAKHGQSAEPVPQRSGRGLPGMRERAHMAGGWLTAGPDGEQFRVTVFIPYTAGNLTTTEEGGAGTRPSQQPALVAVSATAVEADNRG; encoded by the coding sequence ATGAAGTTTGCGCGGCGTTGGGGCGCCCCGGCGGCGGCCGTCATTTTCTTCTCCCTGTGGTGCGTCGCCGAAGCCGGCCGGATGGCACCGATCGGAGATTTCGGAGGGGGCGGATTGCTTACGTGGCCCGGCACCTGGCCGCTCGTGCTGACCACGTTGGCGATTGCGGTCGCTGCCTGGCGGCCGGTGGCGTCCCTGGCGCTCGTTGCCCTGCTGCTCGCCGGACAGTTGGCGCACCTGATCCCGCCTATGTACGACAACAATTGGGCGATTTACATCGGCTCCTTTGTGGCACTGATCTTCATGGCATGGATGCACCAGGGACGCATGCGGCTGATCGCGGCCGGGGCCAATGTGCTCTTCGCAGCTGCCATGGTGTTCCTCCTCCTTTCGTGGAGGTACGGCGCCGGCGTCGGTTGGTTCTTCCACTACGGCGGCGATTTGGCGATGCTTCGTCGCAATGGCTGGCAGCTCTTTGCCCTTCTCGTCTTGATCGCCGCGGCATGCTTCGCCCTTGGACTCCTGCTGGCGCTCTACCAGGAGCGCGGAACTCTGTTCCGTGCGCGGGAACTTGCGCAAAGCACGCTCGAAGCGGCCGAGGTCGACTTGATCGTGGAACAGGAACGGACGCGCATCGCCCGGGACCTCCACGACGTCCTCGCCCATTCCCTCGCGGTCATAGCAGCGCAGGCCGACGGAACCCGGTACCTGAGCAGCGACCAGCCGAAAGCTGTCCTCAGCGCGTTGGAAAACATTGCGGGATCCGCCCGGACAGCGCTAATGGACGCCCAGCGTGTGATCGAAGGGGTGCGCGACGACGGCATGGCCGTCCCGCAGCCGCGGCTTAGTGACATTGAGACGTTGATTGAGGGTATGCAACGGGGCAGCCTCGAGATCGAATCCAGCGAATCCGGAACCCGCGTGGATCTTTCAGGCGGACAGCAGGTGGCGGTCTTCCGCATCGTGCAGGAATGCCTGACCAACGCCCTGAAACACGGCGGGAGGGGGACAGCTGTCCGTCTTCACTTCGATTGGAGCGGTCCGGGCCTGACCTTGCACGTGGCATCGGCAACTGTGGCTGCCAAACATGGACAAAGTGCGGAGCCCGTGCCGCAGCGGTCAGGCCGTGGTCTTCCCGGCATGCGGGAACGTGCGCACATGGCTGGCGGCTGGTTGACGGCCGGACCGGACGGCGAACAGTTCCGGGTGACGGTGTTCATTCCTTATACGGCAGGAAACCTCACCACCACGGAAGAAGGCGGCGCCGGTACCCGGCCCAGCCAGCAGCCCGCTCTCGTTGCGGTATCTGCCACGGCGGTGGAAGCCGACAATCGTGGCTGA
- the hisC gene encoding histidinol-phosphate transaminase: MTTDQIRTVAETALPILRAAVTGLPSYVPGRRSAGEDIAALASNESHHEPLPAAAAAVAEAAGRMNRYPDMAAVELRERIAGHLGVSAGEVAVGPGSVGVLQQITTGLCDAGDEVIFAWRSFEAYPILVELAGARPVRIPLDDAEGHDLDAMAAAVTERTKVILVCTPNNPTGVPISHEHMEAFLRSVRSDVLVVIDEAYVEYAEAGSGPDSLALYREYPNVCILRTFSKAYGLAGLRVGYAVAAPDIAEGLRRTAIPFAVTALAQKAAVASLDAADEMEARVAVVREERSRLAARLEAQGWKLQPSQGNFLWIRADSDLTARLVAAFDGADILVRAYQGDGIRITVADPASNDRVLQVLEAVLAAHAA; encoded by the coding sequence ATGACCACAGATCAGATCCGGACGGTTGCCGAAACCGCGCTCCCCATCCTGCGTGCGGCGGTTACCGGCCTCCCGTCCTATGTCCCCGGCCGGCGCAGCGCCGGCGAGGACATCGCAGCACTCGCCAGTAACGAAAGCCACCACGAACCCCTGCCCGCGGCCGCCGCCGCGGTGGCCGAAGCGGCCGGCAGGATGAACCGCTACCCGGACATGGCCGCCGTCGAGCTCCGCGAACGGATCGCCGGGCACCTCGGCGTCAGCGCCGGGGAAGTCGCAGTGGGACCCGGCAGCGTCGGCGTCCTACAGCAGATCACCACCGGGCTTTGCGACGCCGGGGATGAAGTGATCTTCGCGTGGCGGAGCTTTGAGGCCTACCCAATCCTGGTGGAGCTGGCAGGTGCCCGGCCCGTCCGCATCCCGCTGGACGACGCCGAGGGCCACGACCTCGACGCCATGGCCGCAGCCGTCACCGAACGGACCAAGGTGATCCTGGTGTGCACCCCCAACAACCCGACGGGCGTCCCGATCAGCCATGAACACATGGAGGCGTTCCTCCGTTCCGTCCGCTCTGACGTCCTCGTGGTGATCGACGAGGCCTACGTGGAATACGCCGAGGCGGGCAGTGGGCCCGACTCCCTGGCGCTCTACCGTGAGTACCCGAACGTCTGCATCCTTCGCACCTTCTCGAAGGCCTACGGACTGGCCGGCCTGCGCGTGGGATACGCCGTGGCGGCTCCGGACATCGCGGAGGGGCTGCGCCGGACCGCCATTCCCTTTGCGGTGACCGCCCTGGCCCAGAAGGCTGCCGTCGCTTCGCTGGACGCGGCCGACGAGATGGAGGCGAGGGTCGCCGTCGTCAGGGAAGAGCGCTCGCGGTTGGCTGCGCGGCTGGAAGCACAGGGCTGGAAACTGCAGCCAAGCCAAGGCAACTTCCTTTGGATCCGGGCAGACAGCGACCTCACGGCGAGGCTCGTGGCCGCCTTTGACGGAGCGGACATCCTGGTCCGCGCCTACCAGGGCGACGGCATCCGGATCACCGTTGCCGACCCCGCTTCCAACGATCGTGTGCTCCAGGTTTTGGAAGCCGTCCTGGCAGCCCACGCGGCCTGA
- a CDS encoding multicopper oxidase family protein, whose product MPFQRGFDDGDPRRPFERYALTQKLGQARMLPGLTTTVAGFNGIFPGPTIRAKQGTRIEVRIRNAFPARGLVQPGAFSTATHLHGSASLPQYDGYANDITGSGFFKNYHYPNRQAARTLWYHDHKHHITAQNVYSGLAGFYPLTDRFERAQLPQGEFDVPLMITDALFKADGSLAFNDNGEKGLWGDVIMVNGVPWPTMKVKPRIYRFRVLDASIARSYRPTLSNGEPVHIVATDAGMTPVVQAVSSWRMGAAERTEILIDFRRYRTGQTVDLRNLSNKNNIDFANTDKIMRFQVVADSGSRAGSISAIPSRLDAGGSPRASLGGIDTMSLTPQMATVRRQLRFERQHGQWSINGVLWDDVERSGFTKLFGNPQPFAVEQWTIINQSGGWFHPVHIHLVDAKIIARNTNGGKPFAWELGPKDVFYAGENESITTLMQFDASPQEGGRYMIHCHNLVHEDHDMMVQYAVGNSRINDPITADPPKRDTLPANAFPPVYRPLFPAGT is encoded by the coding sequence GTGCCGTTTCAGCGGGGCTTCGATGACGGGGACCCGCGAAGACCTTTCGAGCGCTACGCCCTCACCCAGAAACTCGGACAGGCCCGCATGCTGCCGGGCCTCACCACCACCGTCGCCGGGTTCAACGGAATCTTCCCGGGTCCCACTATCCGGGCCAAGCAGGGCACCCGGATCGAGGTACGGATCCGCAACGCGTTCCCGGCTCGCGGGCTGGTCCAACCGGGGGCGTTCAGCACTGCCACACACCTGCACGGCTCGGCATCCCTGCCCCAGTACGACGGCTACGCCAATGACATCACCGGTTCCGGCTTCTTCAAGAATTACCACTACCCCAACAGGCAGGCAGCGCGGACGCTTTGGTACCACGACCACAAGCACCACATCACTGCCCAGAATGTGTATTCGGGACTGGCCGGGTTCTACCCGCTGACGGACCGTTTTGAGCGGGCGCAGCTGCCTCAGGGGGAGTTCGACGTGCCGTTGATGATTACTGACGCACTGTTCAAGGCGGACGGCTCGCTCGCGTTTAACGACAACGGCGAAAAGGGGCTATGGGGTGACGTGATCATGGTCAACGGGGTGCCGTGGCCCACCATGAAGGTCAAGCCACGCATTTATCGTTTCCGCGTGCTCGACGCATCGATCGCACGCTCCTACCGGCCTACCCTCTCCAATGGTGAACCCGTTCACATCGTTGCCACCGATGCCGGCATGACACCGGTGGTCCAGGCCGTTTCGTCATGGCGAATGGGCGCTGCGGAGCGCACCGAAATCCTGATCGACTTCCGCAGGTACAGGACCGGGCAGACCGTTGACCTGCGCAACCTCAGCAACAAGAACAACATTGACTTTGCCAACACGGACAAGATCATGCGATTCCAGGTGGTCGCCGATTCGGGGTCCAGGGCAGGGTCCATCTCCGCTATCCCGTCGAGGCTGGACGCTGGAGGGTCGCCCAGGGCGTCCCTGGGCGGCATCGACACGATGAGCCTGACCCCGCAGATGGCCACGGTGAGGAGGCAGCTCAGGTTCGAGCGCCAACACGGCCAATGGAGCATCAACGGGGTCCTGTGGGACGACGTGGAAAGGTCGGGGTTCACCAAGTTGTTCGGCAACCCGCAGCCGTTCGCCGTCGAGCAGTGGACCATCATCAACCAATCCGGAGGATGGTTCCACCCGGTACACATCCACCTGGTAGACGCGAAAATCATCGCCCGCAATACCAACGGCGGCAAACCATTCGCCTGGGAGCTCGGTCCCAAGGACGTCTTCTACGCCGGCGAGAACGAGTCCATCACCACGCTGATGCAGTTCGACGCCAGCCCGCAGGAGGGAGGGCGGTACATGATCCACTGCCACAACCTGGTGCACGAGGACCACGACATGATGGTTCAGTACGCAGTGGGTAATTCGCGGATCAATGACCCCATCACCGCTGACCCGCCCAAGCGTGACACCCTGCCCGCGAACGCTTTCCCGCCGGTGTACCGGCCGCTGTTTCCGGCAGGAACGTGA
- a CDS encoding Lrp/AsnC family transcriptional regulator, producing MTIPNSRTFDSLDARIILALDEDPEASALALSRTLGVARNTVHARLAKLERGGALRSFSRRLDPAAFGYGLMAFLSLAISQTRAGAVENGLEAIPEVIEVHATTGDADLMAKVVARDTADLYRITNQILEIDGIQRTSTAISVLELMPPRFDGLLNRLSQQESRTPG from the coding sequence ATGACTATCCCGAATTCCCGCACCTTCGATTCCCTGGACGCCAGGATCATCCTCGCCCTCGACGAGGACCCGGAGGCCAGCGCCCTGGCACTTTCCCGGACACTCGGCGTCGCACGGAACACCGTGCATGCGCGCCTGGCGAAGCTCGAGCGCGGCGGCGCCCTCAGGTCTTTCAGCCGGAGGCTGGACCCGGCGGCCTTCGGCTACGGCCTGATGGCTTTCCTTTCCCTGGCCATCAGCCAGACCCGCGCGGGCGCGGTGGAAAACGGGCTCGAAGCGATTCCGGAGGTCATCGAGGTGCACGCCACCACGGGGGACGCGGATCTCATGGCCAAGGTAGTGGCCCGGGACACGGCCGATCTCTACCGCATCACCAACCAGATCCTGGAAATCGACGGGATCCAGCGGACCAGCACGGCCATTTCAGTCCTGGAACTCATGCCGCCCCGCTTCGACGGCCTGCTGAACCGGCTGTCGCAGCAGGAGAGCCGCACGCCGGGCTAG
- a CDS encoding response regulator, with protein MAEAGSRIKVALVDDQPLFRAGIRMLIESQRDMEFSGEAADGEQAVWLAAERRPDVMLMDLRMPVLDGVTATSRIIKQADAGNTDKPKIIALTTFNRDQAVVEAVQAGASGYLLKSAEPEFLLAAIRTVHSGYSVIAPGSVHSLFEHAARRTPVAGPDLSVLDVLSVRERDVFLLAAKGLTNGEMAEGLFVSEATIKTHLRSVLDKLELRTRLQLIAFAHERRLLGN; from the coding sequence GTGGCTGAGGCGGGATCGCGCATCAAGGTGGCCTTGGTGGATGACCAGCCGCTGTTCCGGGCGGGTATCCGCATGCTCATCGAAAGTCAGAGGGACATGGAGTTCTCGGGAGAAGCGGCCGACGGGGAACAGGCAGTATGGTTGGCGGCCGAGCGCCGTCCGGATGTGATGCTGATGGACTTGCGCATGCCCGTCCTGGACGGAGTCACCGCAACCAGCCGGATCATCAAACAGGCCGACGCCGGCAATACGGACAAGCCAAAGATCATCGCGCTGACCACCTTCAACCGGGACCAGGCCGTTGTGGAAGCCGTTCAAGCAGGGGCCAGCGGCTACCTGCTCAAGAGCGCCGAGCCGGAGTTTTTGCTGGCCGCCATCCGGACCGTCCACTCTGGATATTCCGTCATCGCGCCGGGATCAGTGCACTCCCTGTTCGAACACGCAGCGAGACGGACGCCCGTTGCAGGGCCGGATCTCTCCGTCCTGGATGTTCTCTCGGTCCGCGAGCGGGATGTGTTTCTCCTCGCCGCCAAGGGACTGACCAACGGGGAAATGGCCGAGGGTTTGTTCGTCTCCGAGGCCACCATCAAGACGCACCTGCGCAGCGTGCTGGACAAGCTGGAGCTGCGAACGCGCTTGCAGCTGATTGCCTTTGCCCACGAACGCCGGCTTCTCGGCAACTGA
- a CDS encoding amino acid permease has translation MEQQTMTSAPALGAALKPRQLTMMGLGSAIGAGLFIGSGAGIQAAGPAVLISYLVAGTLIILVMWALGEMAAANPDSGAFSVYTARAFGPVAGATVGWLWWLQLVVVIAAEALGAAGLLSTIFPALPVWLMAFVFIAVLTAVNLTRVKNFGEFEFWFALLKVAAIVGFLLIGVALLFGWLPGVQSPGVANFTGGDFAPHGFAGIATALFVVAFAFGGTEIVSVAAAETQDPARSVGMAVRTVLWRILIFYIGAIFIIAAVVPVGSAGLKSPFAAVLEAAGMPGAATAITLVAVAALLSALNANLYGASRMAFSLAERGEAPRSLAFLSKARVPVVAVLASVSFGVVTAVLEVAFPEKVLPLLLNIVGSTSLLVWTSALVAQLALRLRADREGTFLPLRMAGFPWLTGLGLLILAAIFTVGFIGEDSRPQLLSTFALVAVLAAANWLHHRSMKRSAKIPARVESSERAEPPVLID, from the coding sequence ATGGAACAACAGACAATGACGTCTGCCCCGGCGCTTGGCGCCGCCCTGAAACCCCGGCAGCTCACAATGATGGGACTCGGAAGCGCCATCGGCGCGGGTCTCTTCATCGGTTCGGGCGCCGGCATTCAGGCCGCCGGCCCGGCGGTGCTGATTTCTTACCTGGTCGCCGGCACCCTCATCATCCTCGTGATGTGGGCCCTTGGTGAGATGGCTGCCGCCAACCCGGACAGCGGTGCCTTCTCCGTCTATACCGCCCGGGCCTTCGGACCAGTGGCCGGCGCCACCGTGGGCTGGCTCTGGTGGCTGCAGCTGGTGGTGGTCATCGCGGCTGAAGCGCTGGGTGCGGCAGGTCTGCTTTCCACGATCTTCCCCGCCCTGCCGGTATGGCTGATGGCCTTCGTGTTCATCGCGGTGCTTACCGCCGTGAACCTCACCCGGGTGAAGAACTTCGGTGAATTCGAGTTCTGGTTCGCGCTGCTCAAGGTGGCAGCAATCGTCGGGTTCCTCCTCATCGGCGTTGCCCTCCTTTTCGGCTGGCTGCCGGGCGTCCAGTCACCGGGCGTGGCCAACTTCACTGGGGGCGATTTCGCCCCGCACGGTTTCGCGGGGATCGCCACGGCGCTCTTCGTGGTGGCTTTCGCATTCGGCGGCACCGAGATTGTCTCCGTGGCCGCAGCCGAGACCCAGGATCCTGCCCGCAGCGTCGGAATGGCCGTCCGCACCGTCCTCTGGCGCATCCTCATCTTCTACATCGGTGCGATCTTCATCATCGCGGCTGTGGTGCCCGTGGGGTCGGCGGGCCTGAAGAGCCCGTTCGCTGCCGTACTGGAGGCTGCGGGCATGCCCGGCGCAGCCACCGCCATCACCCTGGTTGCCGTCGCGGCGCTTCTCTCTGCCCTCAACGCCAACCTCTACGGCGCTTCCCGGATGGCGTTCTCGCTCGCCGAGCGGGGTGAAGCGCCGCGGTCGCTCGCTTTCTTGTCCAAGGCCCGGGTACCGGTTGTCGCAGTCCTGGCCAGCGTCTCCTTCGGCGTCGTCACGGCCGTGCTCGAGGTGGCCTTCCCGGAGAAGGTTCTTCCCCTCCTGCTGAACATCGTCGGCTCGACATCCCTGCTGGTGTGGACTTCCGCCCTGGTCGCCCAACTTGCATTGCGTCTCCGCGCGGACCGTGAGGGAACCTTCCTTCCGTTGCGGATGGCGGGCTTCCCCTGGCTGACGGGTCTTGGCCTGCTCATTCTGGCGGCCATCTTCACGGTCGGCTTCATCGGCGAGGATTCCCGTCCCCAGCTCCTGAGCACGTTCGCCCTCGTGGCGGTCCTGGCGGCGGCGAACTGGCTGCACCACCGTTCCATGAAGCGCTCCGCCAAGATTCCGGCGCGCGTGGAGTCTTCGGAGCGCGCCGAGCCTCCGGTGCTCATCGACTGA
- a CDS encoding thiamine pyrophosphate-binding protein, with protein sequence MTSLTVSGRVAQVLSSYLSDVFGVMGNGNVYFLDAAEKEGLRFTAVRHEGAAIAAADAYYRASGRLAAGTTTYGPGYTNALTALAEAVQAQIPVVLVTGDAPSSGARPWDVDQAAIAAGLGAATFTVTREATGSITQEAVEYALARRTAVVIAIPYDLAALEAAEEELPVPPAATVADAVDGGLGRAAELLAGAKRPLILAGRGAHLAGAGPELRELADRLGALTAGTALALNLLQGEGYLGVAGGFGTDTAAGLMEEADVVLVAGASLSPFTMRFGHLIGPDATVIQIDAALEPTNPRVDMFVSADAKAAAGRILELLDNAAPSEANASKAWRAEALKRLAEGPCHHPGTAATPDGRLDPRALATALDAVLPERRTVVQDGGHFLGWAPMYWRIPRPQDLVMVGTAYQSIGLGLASAVGASRAVDDGNTLVLAAGDGGFLMGLSDLESLVGAASSAVVVIYNDAAYGAEIHQYGSQGLTEKPMLIPEVDFSGIARAIGAESAIIRTLADLSALTDWIDAGAKGTFVADCRITSSVRAPWLSEWMKAKETAAKETVAS encoded by the coding sequence ATGACTTCACTTACAGTGTCCGGCCGCGTGGCGCAGGTTCTCAGCAGCTATCTCAGCGACGTGTTCGGTGTGATGGGCAACGGAAACGTCTACTTCCTGGACGCCGCGGAGAAGGAGGGGCTCCGCTTCACCGCCGTGCGCCATGAAGGCGCCGCCATCGCGGCGGCGGACGCCTACTACCGGGCATCCGGGCGCCTCGCTGCGGGGACCACCACCTACGGCCCCGGTTACACCAACGCCCTGACGGCCCTCGCGGAAGCGGTCCAGGCGCAGATCCCCGTCGTGCTCGTCACCGGGGACGCCCCGAGCAGCGGCGCCCGCCCCTGGGACGTGGACCAGGCGGCAATCGCCGCCGGGCTGGGTGCGGCGACCTTCACGGTCACCCGTGAAGCCACGGGCTCCATCACCCAGGAAGCGGTGGAGTATGCACTTGCCCGGCGGACCGCCGTCGTCATCGCCATTCCGTACGACCTGGCGGCCCTTGAGGCGGCGGAGGAAGAGCTTCCCGTGCCGCCGGCAGCTACGGTTGCGGACGCCGTCGACGGCGGGCTGGGACGGGCGGCCGAATTGCTGGCCGGCGCGAAGCGGCCGCTCATCCTTGCCGGCCGCGGTGCGCACCTCGCCGGAGCCGGCCCCGAACTCCGGGAACTCGCCGACCGTCTCGGCGCGCTCACGGCCGGGACGGCTCTGGCGCTGAACCTGCTGCAGGGCGAGGGATACCTCGGCGTTGCGGGCGGCTTCGGCACGGATACTGCCGCCGGGCTCATGGAGGAGGCGGACGTGGTACTCGTGGCGGGGGCAAGCCTGAGCCCCTTCACCATGCGCTTCGGCCACCTGATCGGCCCGGACGCCACCGTGATCCAGATCGATGCCGCCTTGGAGCCGACGAACCCGCGGGTGGACATGTTCGTCAGTGCGGACGCCAAGGCCGCCGCAGGCCGGATCCTCGAGCTGCTGGATAACGCCGCCCCGTCCGAGGCCAATGCATCGAAGGCCTGGCGTGCGGAAGCCCTCAAGCGGCTGGCCGAAGGGCCCTGCCACCACCCCGGCACCGCGGCGACCCCGGACGGCCGCCTTGACCCCCGCGCGCTTGCCACGGCGCTGGATGCGGTCCTGCCGGAACGCCGCACCGTGGTCCAGGACGGCGGGCACTTCCTCGGCTGGGCACCCATGTACTGGCGCATCCCGCGTCCTCAGGACCTGGTCATGGTGGGAACTGCCTACCAGTCGATCGGGCTCGGCTTGGCCAGCGCCGTGGGGGCCTCCCGGGCCGTGGACGACGGCAACACCCTGGTGCTGGCCGCGGGTGACGGCGGATTCCTGATGGGCCTGTCCGACCTGGAGTCGCTGGTGGGCGCGGCGAGCAGCGCCGTCGTCGTGATCTACAACGACGCCGCTTACGGGGCCGAGATCCATCAGTACGGCTCGCAGGGCCTGACCGAAAAGCCTATGCTGATCCCCGAGGTGGACTTCAGCGGGATTGCCCGCGCGATCGGGGCGGAATCCGCGATCATCCGCACCCTCGCGGACCTTTCCGCGCTCACGGATTGGATCGACGCCGGTGCCAAGGGCACCTTCGTGGCCGACTGCCGCATCACCTCGAGCGTCCGCGCCCCGTGGCTGAGCGAATGGATGAAGGCGAAGGAGACGGCTGCAAAGGAGACGGTCGCCAGCTGA
- a CDS encoding glycoside hydrolase family 15 protein: MEARHSPALADYGLLGDTRTAALVSADGGIDWLCAPTFDGDPVFGALLGGPDAGTFRAGPALPGERIVRRYRPHTATLETVWATDGGTLTLAEAMVAEVSGRLLPTTLLIRRLEADGAPAEAAVEFNPRFGERHARPRVRQDQHLVCEWGALAMSLGVSGGMRVEPGTTTAITVEPGRPVVMVLALAYTEPLVWIDPETAWDLVEADEARWREWASGISEDIPFREAVLRSLLTLKLLTYSPSGAPVAAPTTSLPEDPGGIRNWDYRYAWPRDASIGIAAFLGLGKDGEALNFLNWLLHASRLQRPRLPALLTMTGGHVPRERTLASWPGYAGSAPVRVGNGAAHQHQLDGYGWVLDAAWNLVRQGHRLNSETWRAMRGFTDLVARRWPEPDAGIWEIRADAAQHVHSKIMGWLALDRALGIARSHRLSARRRRRWEGARDAIAADIRTHGFDAERNTYTRSYGSMDLDSALLILPVTGFESPDSPRLRGTVDAVWSELSAGYPFLYRYPPGQDGLPGDEGAFLPCSFWLAQALALTGRSAEAAALFGAVLGHASPLGLFSEEIDPGTGALLGNYPQALTHAALVQAALALRDALLVEPVETTPLVEPVETTPLVEPVETEADRAG, from the coding sequence ATGGAAGCCAGGCATTCCCCCGCCCTTGCGGATTACGGCCTGCTGGGGGATACACGCACGGCCGCCCTGGTCTCGGCCGACGGCGGCATCGACTGGCTCTGCGCGCCCACCTTCGACGGCGATCCCGTCTTCGGTGCACTGCTCGGCGGCCCGGACGCGGGCACCTTCCGCGCCGGTCCCGCCCTGCCCGGCGAGCGCATCGTGCGCCGTTACCGGCCGCACACCGCCACGCTTGAGACGGTCTGGGCCACCGACGGCGGCACGCTGACACTCGCCGAGGCGATGGTGGCGGAAGTATCCGGCCGCCTGCTGCCCACCACCCTCCTCATCCGGCGGCTGGAGGCCGACGGCGCTCCGGCGGAGGCCGCCGTCGAATTTAACCCCCGCTTCGGCGAGCGCCACGCGCGGCCCCGCGTCCGGCAGGACCAGCACCTGGTCTGCGAATGGGGCGCCCTGGCCATGTCGCTCGGCGTCAGCGGCGGGATGCGGGTGGAGCCGGGTACGACGACGGCAATCACCGTTGAGCCCGGGCGTCCCGTTGTGATGGTGCTCGCCCTGGCGTACACGGAACCCCTGGTCTGGATCGATCCCGAAACGGCATGGGATCTGGTGGAGGCCGACGAAGCCCGCTGGCGGGAGTGGGCGTCAGGCATCAGCGAGGACATCCCGTTCCGCGAAGCAGTCCTGCGGAGCCTGCTGACGCTGAAGCTGCTGACCTACTCCCCCTCGGGCGCGCCGGTCGCGGCCCCCACCACGTCACTGCCCGAGGACCCGGGCGGCATCCGGAACTGGGATTACAGGTACGCCTGGCCGCGGGACGCCAGCATCGGCATCGCCGCCTTCCTCGGCCTGGGCAAAGACGGCGAGGCCCTGAACTTCCTGAACTGGCTCCTGCACGCGAGCAGGCTGCAGCGGCCCCGGCTGCCGGCTCTGCTGACCATGACCGGAGGGCATGTCCCCCGCGAACGCACCCTGGCGAGCTGGCCGGGCTACGCGGGCAGCGCTCCGGTGCGGGTGGGCAATGGCGCCGCCCACCAGCACCAGCTCGACGGCTATGGCTGGGTCCTCGACGCCGCGTGGAACCTTGTCCGGCAGGGGCACCGGCTCAACTCGGAGACGTGGCGGGCGATGCGCGGCTTTACCGACCTCGTGGCGCGGCGCTGGCCGGAGCCCGATGCCGGTATATGGGAAATCAGGGCTGACGCGGCGCAGCATGTGCATTCCAAGATCATGGGCTGGCTGGCCCTGGACCGGGCGCTGGGCATTGCCCGGAGCCATCGCCTCAGTGCCCGGCGGCGGCGCCGGTGGGAAGGCGCCCGGGACGCTATCGCCGCCGACATCCGGACCCATGGATTCGACGCCGAGAGGAACACGTACACCCGCTCCTACGGCTCGATGGATCTTGATTCTGCCCTGCTGATCCTGCCGGTAACCGGCTTCGAGTCACCGGACTCCCCGCGGCTTCGGGGCACGGTGGATGCGGTGTGGTCGGAGCTTTCGGCCGGCTACCCCTTCCTTTACCGCTACCCGCCGGGCCAGGACGGGCTGCCGGGCGATGAGGGGGCTTTCCTCCCCTGCTCCTTCTGGCTCGCCCAGGCCCTCGCCCTCACGGGAAGGTCAGCGGAGGCCGCTGCATTGTTCGGGGCGGTTCTTGGGCACGCAAGTCCGCTGGGCCTGTTCAGCGAGGAGATCGATCCCGGCACAGGGGCCCTGCTCGGCAACTATCCGCAGGCACTGACACACGCGGCGCTGGTCCAGGCAGCGCTGGCCCTCCGCGACGCTCTGCTGGTTGAGCCGGTCGAAACCACCCCGCTGGTTGAGCCTGTCGAAACCACCCCGCTGGTTGAGCCCGTCGAAACCGAGGCCGACCGCGCTGGTTGA